The Ciona intestinalis chromosome 11, KH, whole genome shotgun sequence genome has a segment encoding these proteins:
- the LOC101242059 gene encoding uncharacterized protein LOC101242059 isoform X2, with the protein MEPDSKDKQTEQAVCKKYDPLSPGKEPDEFIVTNVSHIPDKSSTRNKKLSVRKMSECILKALTQHMNVLSEITFGEHQDMLLDPYMAEIASLILKRKRKISLGIFTRINEKSVQALGRCLQKINRLSVDEQLLLPQAVFILREYVEHLSNPQGLTINGRSVATWLNEWKIHAGQPQDKVVQILQLLLGKIKTLIIADVMTYEIMDGLVPHLYVLDEVEFGENGKDINLDCYMDRIRQLILKRKEKISLVVRTKICTFNMKLIYFTYEKIKSLTIDEKYLSAGGRVMLHDDILRLPQDESIQVLKVNGLDANIWAKKWFMYDWKPEDNQSNTLFWLECCVQVKGVGILIDMTDKIMETLAPMLAEVLHEIQFGNAETGADINLDRYMVCVTTCMLQRKKKIVFKLFTELNAIGIHCLGKCLPKIYTLSIYEELLSPLCRSILCEFVRRLPWPHQQVSY; encoded by the exons ATGGAACCTGATTCAAAAGACAAACAA ACTGAGCAAGCAGTGTGTAAAAAGTATGATCCCCTTTCACCTGGTAAAGAACCTGATGAATTCATTGTTACGAATGTATCTCATATTCCAGACAAATCAAGCACAAGG aacaaaaaatTATCAGTTCGGAAGATGTCCGAATGCATCCTGAAAGCACTAACCCAACATATGAATGTGTTGAGTGAGATTACATTTGGAGAGCATCAAGACATGCTTCTTGATCCTTACATGGCTGAAATAGCAAGTTTAATTCtcaaaagaaaaagaaag ATCAGTCTTGGCATATTTACAAGAATCAATGAAAAAAGTGTACAAGCTTTGGGACGTTGCCTTCAAAAAATCAACAGGTTATCAGTAGATGAGCAACTCCTTTTACCACAAGCTGTTTTCATCTTGCGTGAATATGTTGAACACCTATCCAACCCCCAG GGATTAACAATAAATGGGAGAAGTGTTGCCACCTGGTTAAATGAATGGAAAATTCACGCTGGTCAACCTCAGGATAAGGTGGTTCAAATTTTACAGCTTCTTCTTGGAAAG attaaaacattaataatcGCGGATGTAATGACATATGAAATCATGGATGGTCTCGTTCCACATCTTTATGTGTTGGATGAGGTTGAATTTGGAGAGAATGGAAAAGACATAAACCTTGACTGTTACATGGACCGTATAAGACAGTTAATTcttaaaagaaaagaaaag ATAAGCCTTGTTGTACGAACAAAAATCTGCACATTTAATATgaagttaatatattttacctatgaaaaaatcaaaagcCTTACAATTGATGAGAAATACCTTTCCGCTGGTGGACGTGTCATGTTACATGATGATATTTTACGTCTTCCCCAAGATGAA AGTATACAGGTTTTGAAAGTCAATGGTTTGGATGCCAATATCTGGGCAAAGAAATGGTTCATGTATGACTGGAAACCAGAAGATAATCAGAGCAACACTCTATTCTGGTTAGAATGCTGTGTTCAG GTCAAAGGCGTGGGGATTTTAATTGACATGACAGATAAGATCATGGAAACTCTTGCTCCAATGCTGGCTGAGGTATTGCATGAAATTCAGTTTGGGAATGCGGAGACAGGTGCAGACATAAACCTTGACAGATATATGGTGTGTGTAACAACATGCATGcttcaaagaaaaaaaaag attgtttttaaattgttcacTGAACTAAACGCAATAGGTATACACTGTTTAGGTAAATGCCTACCAAAAATCTATACGTTATCAATTTATGAGGAGCTTCTTTCACCATTATGTCGTAGCATCTTATGCGAATTTGTTCGCAGACTTCCCTGGCCTCACCAACAGGTAAGCTATTAG
- the LOC101242059 gene encoding uncharacterized protein LOC101242059 isoform X4, whose product MSECILKALTQHMNVLSEITFGEHQDMLLDPYMAEIASLILKRKRKISLGIFTRINEKSVQALGRCLQKINRLSVDEQLLLPQAVFILREYVEHLSNPQGLTINGRSVATWLNEWKIHAGQPQDKVVQILQLLLGKIKTLIIADVMTYEIMDGLVPHLYVLDEVEFGENGKDINLDCYMDRIRQLILKRKEKISLVVRTKICTFNMKLIYFTYEKIKSLTIDEKYLSAGGRVMLHDDILRLPQDESIQVLKVNGLDANIWAKKWFMYDWKPEDNQSNTLFWLECCVQVKGVGILIDMTDKIMETLAPMLAEVLHEIQFGNAETGADINLDRYMVCVTTCMLQRKKKIVFKLFTELNAIGIHCLGKCLPKIYTLSIYEELLSPLCRSILCEFVRRLPWPHQQVSY is encoded by the exons ATGTCCGAATGCATCCTGAAAGCACTAACCCAACATATGAATGTGTTGAGTGAGATTACATTTGGAGAGCATCAAGACATGCTTCTTGATCCTTACATGGCTGAAATAGCAAGTTTAATTCtcaaaagaaaaagaaag ATCAGTCTTGGCATATTTACAAGAATCAATGAAAAAAGTGTACAAGCTTTGGGACGTTGCCTTCAAAAAATCAACAGGTTATCAGTAGATGAGCAACTCCTTTTACCACAAGCTGTTTTCATCTTGCGTGAATATGTTGAACACCTATCCAACCCCCAG GGATTAACAATAAATGGGAGAAGTGTTGCCACCTGGTTAAATGAATGGAAAATTCACGCTGGTCAACCTCAGGATAAGGTGGTTCAAATTTTACAGCTTCTTCTTGGAAAG attaaaacattaataatcGCGGATGTAATGACATATGAAATCATGGATGGTCTCGTTCCACATCTTTATGTGTTGGATGAGGTTGAATTTGGAGAGAATGGAAAAGACATAAACCTTGACTGTTACATGGACCGTATAAGACAGTTAATTcttaaaagaaaagaaaag ATAAGCCTTGTTGTACGAACAAAAATCTGCACATTTAATATgaagttaatatattttacctatgaaaaaatcaaaagcCTTACAATTGATGAGAAATACCTTTCCGCTGGTGGACGTGTCATGTTACATGATGATATTTTACGTCTTCCCCAAGATGAA AGTATACAGGTTTTGAAAGTCAATGGTTTGGATGCCAATATCTGGGCAAAGAAATGGTTCATGTATGACTGGAAACCAGAAGATAATCAGAGCAACACTCTATTCTGGTTAGAATGCTGTGTTCAG GTCAAAGGCGTGGGGATTTTAATTGACATGACAGATAAGATCATGGAAACTCTTGCTCCAATGCTGGCTGAGGTATTGCATGAAATTCAGTTTGGGAATGCGGAGACAGGTGCAGACATAAACCTTGACAGATATATGGTGTGTGTAACAACATGCATGcttcaaagaaaaaaaaag attgtttttaaattgttcacTGAACTAAACGCAATAGGTATACACTGTTTAGGTAAATGCCTACCAAAAATCTATACGTTATCAATTTATGAGGAGCTTCTTTCACCATTATGTCGTAGCATCTTATGCGAATTTGTTCGCAGACTTCCCTGGCCTCACCAACAGGTAAGCTATTAG
- the LOC101242059 gene encoding uncharacterized protein LOC101242059 isoform X1 yields MEPDSKDKQQTEQAVCKKYDPLSPGKEPDEFIVTNVSHIPDKSSTRNKKLSVRKMSECILKALTQHMNVLSEITFGEHQDMLLDPYMAEIASLILKRKRKISLGIFTRINEKSVQALGRCLQKINRLSVDEQLLLPQAVFILREYVEHLSNPQGLTINGRSVATWLNEWKIHAGQPQDKVVQILQLLLGKIKTLIIADVMTYEIMDGLVPHLYVLDEVEFGENGKDINLDCYMDRIRQLILKRKEKISLVVRTKICTFNMKLIYFTYEKIKSLTIDEKYLSAGGRVMLHDDILRLPQDESIQVLKVNGLDANIWAKKWFMYDWKPEDNQSNTLFWLECCVQVKGVGILIDMTDKIMETLAPMLAEVLHEIQFGNAETGADINLDRYMVCVTTCMLQRKKKIVFKLFTELNAIGIHCLGKCLPKIYTLSIYEELLSPLCRSILCEFVRRLPWPHQQVSY; encoded by the exons ATGGAACCTGATTCAAAAGACAAACAA CAGACTGAGCAAGCAGTGTGTAAAAAGTATGATCCCCTTTCACCTGGTAAAGAACCTGATGAATTCATTGTTACGAATGTATCTCATATTCCAGACAAATCAAGCACAAGG aacaaaaaatTATCAGTTCGGAAGATGTCCGAATGCATCCTGAAAGCACTAACCCAACATATGAATGTGTTGAGTGAGATTACATTTGGAGAGCATCAAGACATGCTTCTTGATCCTTACATGGCTGAAATAGCAAGTTTAATTCtcaaaagaaaaagaaag ATCAGTCTTGGCATATTTACAAGAATCAATGAAAAAAGTGTACAAGCTTTGGGACGTTGCCTTCAAAAAATCAACAGGTTATCAGTAGATGAGCAACTCCTTTTACCACAAGCTGTTTTCATCTTGCGTGAATATGTTGAACACCTATCCAACCCCCAG GGATTAACAATAAATGGGAGAAGTGTTGCCACCTGGTTAAATGAATGGAAAATTCACGCTGGTCAACCTCAGGATAAGGTGGTTCAAATTTTACAGCTTCTTCTTGGAAAG attaaaacattaataatcGCGGATGTAATGACATATGAAATCATGGATGGTCTCGTTCCACATCTTTATGTGTTGGATGAGGTTGAATTTGGAGAGAATGGAAAAGACATAAACCTTGACTGTTACATGGACCGTATAAGACAGTTAATTcttaaaagaaaagaaaag ATAAGCCTTGTTGTACGAACAAAAATCTGCACATTTAATATgaagttaatatattttacctatgaaaaaatcaaaagcCTTACAATTGATGAGAAATACCTTTCCGCTGGTGGACGTGTCATGTTACATGATGATATTTTACGTCTTCCCCAAGATGAA AGTATACAGGTTTTGAAAGTCAATGGTTTGGATGCCAATATCTGGGCAAAGAAATGGTTCATGTATGACTGGAAACCAGAAGATAATCAGAGCAACACTCTATTCTGGTTAGAATGCTGTGTTCAG GTCAAAGGCGTGGGGATTTTAATTGACATGACAGATAAGATCATGGAAACTCTTGCTCCAATGCTGGCTGAGGTATTGCATGAAATTCAGTTTGGGAATGCGGAGACAGGTGCAGACATAAACCTTGACAGATATATGGTGTGTGTAACAACATGCATGcttcaaagaaaaaaaaag attgtttttaaattgttcacTGAACTAAACGCAATAGGTATACACTGTTTAGGTAAATGCCTACCAAAAATCTATACGTTATCAATTTATGAGGAGCTTCTTTCACCATTATGTCGTAGCATCTTATGCGAATTTGTTCGCAGACTTCCCTGGCCTCACCAACAGGTAAGCTATTAG
- the LOC101242059 gene encoding uncharacterized protein LOC101242059 isoform X3 — protein MEPDSKDKQNKKLSVRKMSECILKALTQHMNVLSEITFGEHQDMLLDPYMAEIASLILKRKRKISLGIFTRINEKSVQALGRCLQKINRLSVDEQLLLPQAVFILREYVEHLSNPQGLTINGRSVATWLNEWKIHAGQPQDKVVQILQLLLGKIKTLIIADVMTYEIMDGLVPHLYVLDEVEFGENGKDINLDCYMDRIRQLILKRKEKISLVVRTKICTFNMKLIYFTYEKIKSLTIDEKYLSAGGRVMLHDDILRLPQDESIQVLKVNGLDANIWAKKWFMYDWKPEDNQSNTLFWLECCVQVKGVGILIDMTDKIMETLAPMLAEVLHEIQFGNAETGADINLDRYMVCVTTCMLQRKKKIVFKLFTELNAIGIHCLGKCLPKIYTLSIYEELLSPLCRSILCEFVRRLPWPHQQVSY, from the exons ATGGAACCTGATTCAAAAGACAAACAA aacaaaaaatTATCAGTTCGGAAGATGTCCGAATGCATCCTGAAAGCACTAACCCAACATATGAATGTGTTGAGTGAGATTACATTTGGAGAGCATCAAGACATGCTTCTTGATCCTTACATGGCTGAAATAGCAAGTTTAATTCtcaaaagaaaaagaaag ATCAGTCTTGGCATATTTACAAGAATCAATGAAAAAAGTGTACAAGCTTTGGGACGTTGCCTTCAAAAAATCAACAGGTTATCAGTAGATGAGCAACTCCTTTTACCACAAGCTGTTTTCATCTTGCGTGAATATGTTGAACACCTATCCAACCCCCAG GGATTAACAATAAATGGGAGAAGTGTTGCCACCTGGTTAAATGAATGGAAAATTCACGCTGGTCAACCTCAGGATAAGGTGGTTCAAATTTTACAGCTTCTTCTTGGAAAG attaaaacattaataatcGCGGATGTAATGACATATGAAATCATGGATGGTCTCGTTCCACATCTTTATGTGTTGGATGAGGTTGAATTTGGAGAGAATGGAAAAGACATAAACCTTGACTGTTACATGGACCGTATAAGACAGTTAATTcttaaaagaaaagaaaag ATAAGCCTTGTTGTACGAACAAAAATCTGCACATTTAATATgaagttaatatattttacctatgaaaaaatcaaaagcCTTACAATTGATGAGAAATACCTTTCCGCTGGTGGACGTGTCATGTTACATGATGATATTTTACGTCTTCCCCAAGATGAA AGTATACAGGTTTTGAAAGTCAATGGTTTGGATGCCAATATCTGGGCAAAGAAATGGTTCATGTATGACTGGAAACCAGAAGATAATCAGAGCAACACTCTATTCTGGTTAGAATGCTGTGTTCAG GTCAAAGGCGTGGGGATTTTAATTGACATGACAGATAAGATCATGGAAACTCTTGCTCCAATGCTGGCTGAGGTATTGCATGAAATTCAGTTTGGGAATGCGGAGACAGGTGCAGACATAAACCTTGACAGATATATGGTGTGTGTAACAACATGCATGcttcaaagaaaaaaaaag attgtttttaaattgttcacTGAACTAAACGCAATAGGTATACACTGTTTAGGTAAATGCCTACCAAAAATCTATACGTTATCAATTTATGAGGAGCTTCTTTCACCATTATGTCGTAGCATCTTATGCGAATTTGTTCGCAGACTTCCCTGGCCTCACCAACAGGTAAGCTATTAG